The genomic DNA GTTGTTCTTCTCCCCCCGCCATCAGAACACAGTGCTAGATTTGCAAGAAGTACGCGGATTCGGATAGAACGGGGCTTTGCCATCAGCGCGGTCGACAAAGAACGGCGGCCTGCTGCCTGGACCCGTGGAGTTATGAAGAGCTCTAATATCACTGTTGACTTCGTTTGCCATTGGCATGCCCGCGATGCCTGCGCTGTCCTTCTGGCTAAGAAAGACCGAGATGACAGGCAAGTGGTCTTCGGCTGAAAGATGCGCCGTGTCGGGATCGTAGGTGTCGTGGAAGACATCGAAGACGATGTACGTACGTATGTCCCATCTCTCCGTTGCCAGAAGCTTGACCGCATCAGGGTCGTTTGGGGTGATATTGGGTGAGATAAGAtgcttctcctccatcaGCCTCAGCGCGCAATCAGCTCCTCGCCAGAGACCCACGCCTTGGCCCAGTACGGGCTTTTACGAGAGACGGCAACTCCGACGCGCTTTGGGGTTCTTTCGCCCCTTTGCTTGTCCATTGCTAGGCGGTCAAATCTGGTGGGAAAGCGTCCTAGTCGGCATCACTTGGCCAGACTGGCGTGGCCTAGCGAGAAGGAGGTGATGATGGAGACTGCGACTGAGTTGAGCAGGCTCTTGTAACGGTCAGCTTAATTTGGACTGGGGCTTTGACGATGTAAAATCCCCGCGGCGTTTATTGTAGGCTCACGGAAAGAAACACTCCATCcagcctcgtcgacctggtTCCGGTCCATGGAGGGAGAGGTGTTTACCTCCCCTGCAGAAGCCCGCGGGACGGGACATGTCTTCTGTATTAGTCAGCACATGAGTCAGTCACATGATACTGAACGTGACCTGAGCAGAATGCACGCTGTGCTTATGTAAGAGAGAATGTATCTGTACCGAGTCCACATCAGTGGGGAATTATGGCCTTTTCTAGCCTCCAATCCcccacccactcactcactcactcactcactcactcactcactttaGATGTTGCTTCAAGAGACAAGAGCAGCAAGacgacttcttctccctgTGGACATCTGATACAAATTCGACTTCCGACACACAGTTTTGTGTGCTCTCTAATCTCACATGAAAACCCCGAAACCCGGGTGATTACTGTGTAGGTTCGAAAGACTCCTACTATGTTGTAGTAAAGTAAGTAGGAGGGGATGAAAGCAGTTTCACACGTGAGACGAATGACGCACTCGACATAGCTTCTCCTCGTGGCTCCCGTAGCTGTTTTCCCAGCTTCTTTTTAAGCTTCCTGTAGCTATGCGAAACCCGACCGCTTGCAAATCGCGAGCTCCCACACCCTAATCACCTCATTCTTCATGCAACAAAAGCATCAACCACAAGCTGAACATTGCCTTCtagaagggagggaggggcggaACGGCCTCGGGTTCTCCCCGTAACCCGCAATCCGCGCGGCCCagaccttttttttttggtccctctccctctctccctctctccctttcgCATCGAACATCGAATGGGGTTCCCAACTTCGCGCTCCCCCACCCGTCTGGAGTTTGCTCCGGCCGGTCCGGGGAACTGGGGGATCTATTGGGCCGTCATGGCCGTACGCTGTACGGGCGGGGTGAGGGAGGGTTTCACTTCGCCACCAGTGTCCGATCTCGTTGACGTCAGCTGACGAGTAGATGAGCGCAGAACGGCTTGTTGGCACGAAGCTCCCGCGTGTTGTTTGTACTGTACTGTCTTTAGTAGGCAGCCGGTCCACGTACTATCCTGTGCCCAAAGCGTGGCGGGCCGTCTTTGTCTTTTGGGTTTCGGAGGCGTCAAACAAAAAGGGCCGTATCAGcgcctttccccccctcctcacTTCTAGCTTTCCTGAAGGTTACATGTTTTTGTTTCTCTTGACAGCCTCTTTGCTTCCGGAAGCAAAgtcatcagcagcagcagcagtatTTCTCTCCTGTGGAAATTAAACCAAAATGAAATCCCTTACAGCCTTGTCGTGTGTGGCCCTGGCCAATGCCTTTATCCTGCCTGACCCTCGCATCTTCGAGCAAGCGGCGATCAGGAACAACGATCGCCCCGACCAGGCTTCCTGGTGGGACCGCGTCCCCTCCAAGGATTCCATCGTGAAcaccgtcgaggacggcatcgACTCCCTGTCCGCCCACATCGAGAGCGCCCTGCACTCCCTCGAGGACACGGTCGAGAACAAGTTCGACCACCtcttggaggaggaggtcttCAACGAGCCCCGCCCCTCCAGCAAGACCATCTACGAGCTCATCTCCGAGAGCGAGCACACCACCGAGTTCGCCAAGCTGGTCGAAGGCTACGAGGACATCGTCAAGGTTCTCAAGAGCACCGAGGCGAACCACACCCTCTTCGTGCCCACCAACAGCGCCTTTGAGCACATCCCCAAACACAAGAAGCCCggcaaggaggtcatcgAGGCCATCCTGAAGTACcatgtcggcgtcggcgaatACGACGCCAAGCGGGTGCTGCACACCCACACCCTGCCCACCCTGCTGAACGAGcccttcctcggcgacaaGCCCCAGCGCCTTCGCACGAGCGTCGGTCTCGGAGGCGTCCGTATCAACTTCTACGCCAAGGTTGTTGCCGTCAACATTGTAagtcttttttcttttctaTTCCTTCTTTCTTTGCGTTTCCTGGATATACATAGTCTGTAGTGGCTAACAAGGCGACAATGTGCAGCGCGCCAAGAACGGCGTCATCCACGCCGTCAACAGCTTGATCATCCCGCCCCCGATGGTCGGCCGCGAGctcaccctcctccccagccAGTTCTCCACGCTGCTGCTCGCTTACGAGAAGACCGACTTCGTCAAGTTCATCCACGGCGTCAAGTCCACCGGCACCACCGTCTTCGCCCCCTCCAACAACGCCttcgcccgcctcggcccCAAGGCCAACGCCTTCCTCTTCAACACCGACATCGGTCTCAAGTACCTCAAGGCCCTGCTCAAGTACCAGatcgtcgccaacgccacccTCTACAGCGACGCCTTCTACCGCCCGGACGACAAGcgggacgtcgtcaaggtcatGGAGCACTACCACATCGACCTGCCCACCCTGCTCGACGGCAAGAACATCGCCGTTGACGTCGCCACCTGGGGCGGCTGGACCAAGGTCAAGCTGAACGGCTACatccccatcgtcgtcgccgacggcattgCAAGGAACGGCGTCATCCACGTCCCCGGCCGCGTCCCTATCCCTCCCCACAAGCACAAGACCGACGATGTTGACGGCGAGATCTCCGTCGAGGACCTGAAGGAGCGGCTGTCCGAGTATGTTGATGACATGAAGAAGGATGCTGACTGGCTCGATGGCGAGTTGTAAAGCAAAAGTCTTCGGGTTGTCTGGCGTCTTCGGCCgggccgacgaggccccTTACCAATTATTGGAGTGATACGATACATGGATGCAAAAACTAGGTGTATGGTTCTGTTACTCAGCCTGATAGGAATCATAAATTGCTGTGTACACTTGCCCTGAATAACCGGTTTTCGACTTGTGCTTCGGTGGTCTCTCTGTTTACCTTTTGACGCGCAAGCTATTTACCTGGACCAAGTCTCATCCTAGCCCGCCACCGGCGATGACCACCTGTACTTTGCACTGATATGACACTTCCAACTTGGTTGTAGTTGGATTGGCAACTCAAGAGTGAGCATCTCATGAGAATGAGATCGATTGCCTAGTGGGTGTtaagaaggggagggagggcaactgtcgtcttcttcgtcacaGCGTCATCCGCAAGGCGACTCGGATCAAGCGCCAACTCTTTTATATCAAAAATGACTTCTCAAGACCCACTTCATATTGTCCAGTCAATTACTTGTTGTACCAATGGCAGCTGAAGGTCGGATTGCTGCATCATCCCATCGTGCTCGTGCGAAGGATAATTCGGGGACTCAGGAGACGAAAGTCCTGTTGACATCGAGGAAATTCCGAAACATTGGGAATTTTGTTAGGGGGCATTCACACGGAGCCTGGCTACTACGGCAGAGAAAAAACGCAGAAGCGAAACACATGCTCTCACGTTTGAATGACGATGATCGCCTGCGGACGGTCCCTAGCCTCGGGAGAGTAAATCGTGGGGTGAATGGCCTAACTGTTTTGGAACCCCCCACCCACAAGCTTAGAGGATCGAGACCCTTGTCCCGGTTGGGACCGGATTGAATAGGCGGGGGGATGCATGACAATGAGGGGAATACTCTCCTACCTACACGCTGCGCTATTTTGACTCTTTCTAAGAAGTAGAACTTCTCAAGTAGAGCTCCGTTAGCTGGAAGGACTAATTCAGGAAACACCCGTCACACCAGGCCAGCAAAACCCTCGTATTTCAGCAGATTGTTTTACTCTGACAAGCATCAAGGCATCATGGAAAATGAGGCGTCAGTCACAGCCTATCTCAGTCAATGAGCCCGAAGCTTACACATGAACAGGAAATATGTCCTGGTAACCGGCGCGACAGGTTTCATTGGCGCTCATGTCGTTGACGTCCTTCTCTCCCGGGGCGTCAAGGTCCGCGGCGCGACCCGTTCCCTCGCCAAAGGGGACGCGATGATACAGGCTCGGCCACGATTCGCCGACAGGTTAGACTTCGTCCAGATACAAGACTTTGAAAAGCTCGGTGTCTTTAGCGAGGCCGTCaaagacgtcgacgccgtcatccaTGTTGCCAGCGTAAGCCGTTTCCACAATGCGAGTGAGGGACGCGGCATCTGATAACCGGGGTCTATCCCTCGCAGCCTTTCACTTACGACACCAGGGACAATGAGAAGGAGCTGATCGTACCCGCCATCAATGGCGTACGTTCGGTCCTCGAAGCCGCGGCCACGAACCCCAAGATcaagcgcgtcgtcgtcacctcATCGTTCGCCTCGGTCCTGGACGTCGACCGAAAGGCGCCCCCTTACTTCACCTATACCGGCGAGGACTGGAACCCCCTGAGCTacgaggaggcggcagcGCCGGGGACGAGCGCGGTCGTCGCGTACAGGGGCTCCAAGAAGTttgccgagctcgccgcctgGGACTTTgtgagggaggagaagccgCACTTCGACCTCGTGACCCTGTGCCCCCCGATGACGTTCGGGCCGGTGGTACACCCGGTCAGCGGCGTCGAGAAGCTGAACGAGTCCAACGCCATGCTCTGGAAGGTTGCGACTGGACAGGCGCCGCTTCCGGTGGCCCGCGTTCCGTTCTGGATCGACGTCCGagacctcgccgtcgcaCACATCGAAGCGCTCTTCAGGCCCGGCGTGGGCGGCAAGAGATACGTGCCGGCCGCAGACGACCGGTTTTCGTACGGCCTTGCTGCCAAGATCATTGCGGAAAACTTTGATTGGGCCAAGGACGGCGTTGCTCGGGAGGAGCAGACGATCGACACATCTCATGGTTTGGATGGGGCAACGGCTGCGGAAGAACTCGGTTTTGAATACCGGACCTTCGACCAAACAGTCATCGACCTCATCAAGCAGGCGAAGGACCTGGAGAGAAACGGCAGTGGAGTATGACACATCAGGGAAAGTTCCCTTCGCTTCGGTTTGCTGGGAGACGGGTGATGGACATGCTCGCATATGTTGGCGGACCAAACAGTAGCTGATCTATATGAATCGATGTTTAGGCAACCAAGAGAAATGCAGCCCATCAGCTAGAGAAATAGCGGTGGCGAGTAGCAACTTTCATCGATTAGATTACCTTGATACTGTTAAAATAGTTCTGTCTATTAACTTCCAATTTGATAGGTTATCTGCTTAAGGGACGAGAGTCTCTTTCGGAAGCGATGGATAACTGTTTCCTAAGATGGTAACCAATTGGAAACCTTTTTTACTTAAAAACCTTGAAGCTGTCAAGTTCCTGCACTAGATCGTGGGTGCTACTGAAAAGAACAAACAACCCAAGTGACACCGGCACGAATCCGCCTGTCTACAAGAGAGCTGATAGGTTTATCTTGATACTAATCTCAGTCACGCTGCTGTTTGACTGCTTCACAAGCGTTCCAGACC from Colletotrichum higginsianum IMI 349063 chromosome 3, whole genome shotgun sequence includes the following:
- a CDS encoding Fasciclin domain-containing protein, translating into MKSLTALSCVALANAFILPDPRIFEQAAIRNNDRPDQASWWDRVPSKDSIVNTVEDGIDSLSAHIESALHSLEDTVENKFDHLLEEEVFNEPRPSSKTIYELISESEHTTEFAKLVEGYEDIVKVLKSTEANHTLFVPTNSAFEHIPKHKKPGKEVIEAILKYHVGVGEYDAKRVLHTHTLPTLLNEPFLGDKPQRLRTSVGLGGVRINFYAKVVAVNIRAKNGVIHAVNSLIIPPPMVGRELTLLPSQFSTLLLAYEKTDFVKFIHGVKSTGTTVFAPSNNAFARLGPKANAFLFNTDIGLKYLKALLKYQIVANATLYSDAFYRPDDKRDVVKVMEHYHIDLPTLLDGKNIAVDVATWGGWTKVKLNGYIPIVVADGIARNGVIHVPGRVPIPPHKHKTDDVDGEISVEDLKERLSEYVDDMKKDADWLDGEL
- a CDS encoding NAD dependent epimerase/dehydratase → MENEAKYVLVTGATGFIGAHVVDVLLSRGVKVRGATRSLAKGDAMIQARPRFADRLDFVQIQDFEKLGVFSEAVKDVDAVIHVASPFTYDTRDNEKELIVPAINGVRSVLEAAATNPKIKRVVVTSSFASVLDVDRKAPPYFTYTGEDWNPLSYEEAAAPGTSAVVAYRGSKKFAELAAWDFVREEKPHFDLVTLCPPMTFGPVVHPVSGVEKLNESNAMLWKVATGQAPLPVARVPFWIDVRDLAVAHIEALFRPGVGGKRYVPAADDRFSYGLAAKIIAENFDWAKDGVAREEQTIDTSHGLDGATAAEELGFEYRTFDQTVIDLIKQAKDLERNGSGV